From the Deinococcus radiophilus genome, one window contains:
- a CDS encoding Lrp/AsnC family transcriptional regulator yields the protein MKNNEPATSNKRKSTPAPTRLDQLDLQLVDALQRDARLSIRELGRRLGVSAPTVSDRLSRLEDAGVIRSYGAVVSLSALGYGVVAFVGVFDTGEKFSALDTWAKEHPAVLECHHVTGRFAALMKIAVPTIEELNSLVMELVDMGVQCDTSIVLSSPVPDKMVTVQPS from the coding sequence ATGAAGAACAACGAACCTGCCACATCCAATAAGCGCAAATCTACCCCCGCCCCCACACGCCTCGATCAGCTGGACCTTCAGCTGGTGGACGCCCTGCAACGTGATGCCCGCCTGAGCATCCGCGAACTGGGCCGCCGCCTAGGTGTCTCCGCACCTACGGTATCGGACCGCCTCAGCCGCCTAGAAGATGCTGGAGTGATTCGCTCTTACGGCGCAGTGGTCTCTCTGAGTGCCTTGGGCTACGGCGTAGTGGCCTTTGTGGGTGTGTTCGATACCGGCGAGAAATTCAGCGCCCTAGATACCTGGGCCAAGGAGCATCCAGCCGTGCTGGAATGCCACCACGTCACTGGACGTTTCGCTGCCCTGATGAAGATTGCTGTGCCGACCATTGAGGAGCTGAACAGCCTGGTCATGGAGCTGGTAGACATGGGCGTACAGTGCGATACCAGTATCGTGCTGAGCTCACCCGTACCGGACAAGATGGTGACGGTTCAGCCATCGTAA
- a CDS encoding pyridoxamine 5'-phosphate oxidase family protein, with translation MSNDLTREQAIQKVAELIRGIKFCMLVTQTDEGHLHSRPVTTQDQEFDGDLWFIGGKDSEWVQDISKREQINLAYSQPDGQNYVSITGRASLVEDRTKLEEVWSDFYKAYFPEGIDDPNVQLVRVETHGAELWESSGKLASAFQTAKGLLTGNQADMGTNQSVALE, from the coding sequence ATGAGCAACGATCTGACCCGCGAGCAGGCCATCCAGAAGGTGGCCGAGCTGATCCGAGGCATCAAATTCTGCATGCTGGTGACCCAGACCGACGAGGGCCACTTGCACAGCCGCCCTGTCACCACTCAGGACCAGGAATTTGACGGCGACTTGTGGTTTATCGGGGGCAAAGACTCCGAGTGGGTGCAGGACATTTCCAAGCGTGAGCAGATTAACCTGGCGTACAGCCAGCCGGACGGCCAGAACTATGTCAGCATCACCGGGCGTGCCAGTCTGGTCGAAGACCGCACCAAGCTGGAAGAAGTCTGGAGCGACTTTTACAAGGCTTATTTCCCTGAAGGCATTGATGACCCCAACGTCCAGCTGGTCCGCGTGGAAACGCACGGCGCCGAGTTGTGGGAGAGCAGTGGCAAGCTGGCTTCGGCTTTCCAGACGGCCAAAGGTCTGCTGACCGGGAACCAGGCAGATATGGGAACCAACCAGTCGGTAGCTCTGGAATAG